A single window of Eucalyptus grandis isolate ANBG69807.140 chromosome 1, ASM1654582v1, whole genome shotgun sequence DNA harbors:
- the LOC120288919 gene encoding probable enoyl-CoA hydratase 1, peroxisomal codes for MADPQPLILVERRPDGVASVTINRPKSLNSLTRPMMVELAGAFRSLGADGSVRAIVLSGSGRAFCSGVDLTAAEEVFKGDVKDAEKDLVAQMERCPKPIIGAIGGFAVTAGFEIALACDILVAAKGAKFIDTHAR; via the coding sequence atggcggaCCCCCAGCCCCTGATACTCGTCGAGCGCCGCCCCGACGGCGTCGCCTCCGTCACCATCAACCGCCCCAAGTCCCTGAACTCCCTCACCCGGCCGATGATGGTCGAACTCGCCGGGGCCTTCCGGAGCCTCGGCGCCGACGGGTCGGTGCGGGCCATCGTGCTGTCCGGGTCGGGCCGCGCGTTCTGCTCCGGCGTGGACCTCACGGCGGCGGAGGAGGTGTTCAAGGGCGACGTCAAGGACGCGGAGAAGGACCTGGTGGCCCAGATGGAGCGGTGCCCCAAGCCCATCATCGGCGCCATCGGCGGGTTCGCGGTGACGGCCGGGTTCGAGATCGCGCTCGCCTGCGACATCCTGGTGGCCGCGAAGGGTGCCAAGTTCATCGATACCCATGCCAGGTGA
- the LOC104452260 gene encoding GDSL esterase/lipase At4g16230, which produces MGCEVGTDSSYHCSVRQSRCTGWVSVLARELEAALVVLEAEKALAELAVAKVPVVVEKGLAVALERKEGGVGFWRDERVVESELNPEKAMVLEWDFFWGGRDAGRSVGSGLGGGKVMGKAMALGEGGDVSGGYGGGGGGGAGGDASGGGGGGVPQSCFANNVSANFVFGDSLVDAGNNNYIPSLSKANYIPNGIDFGGPTGRFTNGRTIIDIIGEELGFKDYTPPYLAPTTVWPVILQGVNYASGAGGILNYTGHLFGGRINLDAQLDNFENTRQDIISGIGISAATELFKTALFSVTIGSNDLINNYLTPVVSVAKQKLISPEVFVNAMISRYRQQLVRLYDLGARRIVVANVGPIGCIPYERDTNGATTDRCIDFPNQMAQLFNTQLRSLVVDLGSSLQGSKFVYADVYRIVQDIIDNYVSYGFENPNSSCCYAAGRFGGLIPCGPPSSVCPDRSKYVFWDPYHPSDATNVIIAKRLIDGGVQDITPMNIRQLVET; this is translated from the exons ATGGGGTGTGAAGTGGGTACTGACTCATCGTACCATTGCAGCGTCAGGCAGTCTAGATGTACTGGCTGGGTATCAGTACTTGCAAGG GAGTTGGAGGCGGCACTGGTGGTTTTGGAAGCGGAAAAGGCGTTGGCAGAGCTGGCGGTGGCGAAGGTGCCGGTGGTAGTAGAGAAGGGGTTGGCAGTGGCTCTGGAACGCAAAGAAGGTGGTGTAGGATTTTGGAGGGATGAAAGGGTGGTTGAGTCGGAATTGAACCCGGAAAAGGCAATGGTGCTGGAGTGggattttttttggggtggaAGAGATGCAGGTAGGAGTGTTGGCAGCGGCCTAGGAGGTGGCAAAGTGATGGGGAAGGCAATGGCGTTGGGGGA AGGTGGTGATGTAAGTGGAGGCtatggaggtggaggaggaggaggtgccGGTGGCGATgctagcggcggcggcggcggaggtgtgCCTCAAAG TTGCTTCGCCAATAACGTTTCGGCAAATTTCGTTTTCGGAGATTCCTTGGTTGATGCTGGAAACAACAACTACATCCCTTCACTTTCAAAGGCCAACTACATCCCCAATGGGATCGACTTTGGCGGCCCGACAGGACGGTTCACAAACGGAAGAACAATCATTGACATCATAG GCGAAGAGTTGGGTTTCAAGGATTATACTCCTCCATACCTGGCTCCGACAACGGTTTGGCCCGTCATCTTGCAGGGGGTCAACTACGCTTCCGGTGCAGGCGGAATCCTTAACTACACTGGACATTTATTT GGCGGTCGGATAAACTTGGATGCACAGttagataattttgaaaatacgAGGCAAGACATAATCTCGGGCATCGGCATTTCTGCAGCCACGGAGCTGTTTAAGACAGCCCTCTTCTCGGTCACCATCGGATCGAATGATCTCATCAATAACTACTTGACGCCGGTGGTCTCCGTGGCTAAGCAGAAATTGATATCTCCAGAAGTTTTCGTAAACGCAATGATCTCCAGATATAGACAGCAACTTGTG AGACTTTATGACCTGGGTGCAAGGAGAATCGTCGTAGCAAATGTAGGACCGATAGGTTGCATACCGTACGAAAGGGACACCAATGGAGCTACCACAGATCGTTGCATCGACTTCCCGAACCAGATGGCTCAGTTATTTAATACCCAATTGAGAAGCCTTGTTGTAGACCTTGGCTCAAGTCTGCAAGGATCAAAATTCGTCTATGCCGACGTGTATCGCATCGTACAAGACATTATCGACAATTACGTTTCATACG GTTTTGAAAACCCAAATTCGTCATGCTGCTACGCTGCAGGTCGGTTTGGGGGTCTGATACCTTGCGGTCCGCCTTCTAGTGTTTGCCCGGACAGGTCGAAGTATGTCTTCTGGGATCCATACCATCCTTCGGATGCTACGAACGTCATAATTGCGAAGCGTCTTATTGATGGTGGAGTTCAAGATATCACACCGATGAATATCCGGCAACTCGTTGAAACCTGA